From a single Streptomyces rubradiris genomic region:
- a CDS encoding ABC transporter ATP-binding protein, which produces MTEREPVLSVRGLSVRFLMPGGRRVAAVTDAHFDVAAGECLALIGESGCGKSVLASALLGLLPANAQTTGEALLGDLDLVTADERTLARTVRGRRIGLIPQSPAAHLTPVRTIRSQLQETIAALTGVRGRAALRDAAEEAAGRAAFPPGHLDRHPHELSGGLAQRAATALALVGEAPLLLADEPTTGLDRDLVRHTVDELRRHVDDADRALLMITHDLSAAERVADRIAVMYAGRIIELSDATSFFGSSGPRHPYSRGLLQALPERAFTPIPGMPPELGDLPDGCAFAARCDRATPACAAQPPMTDAVACHHPHVPEDARA; this is translated from the coding sequence GTGACCGAGCGAGAACCCGTGCTGTCGGTGCGCGGCCTGTCGGTGCGCTTCCTCATGCCCGGCGGGCGCCGCGTCGCCGCCGTCACCGACGCGCACTTCGACGTGGCGGCGGGGGAGTGCCTGGCCCTGATCGGTGAGAGCGGCTGCGGCAAGTCCGTCCTCGCCTCCGCCCTCCTCGGCCTGCTCCCCGCCAACGCGCAGACCACCGGCGAGGCCCTCCTCGGCGACCTCGACCTGGTCACGGCCGACGAGCGCACCCTCGCCCGCACGGTACGGGGCCGCAGGATCGGCCTGATCCCGCAGAGCCCGGCCGCGCACCTGACCCCCGTACGCACCATTCGCTCCCAACTGCAGGAGACAATCGCCGCGTTGACGGGGGTCCGAGGCCGTGCCGCCCTGCGCGACGCCGCCGAGGAGGCCGCCGGACGTGCCGCGTTCCCGCCCGGCCACCTCGACCGCCACCCGCACGAACTGTCCGGCGGCCTCGCCCAGCGCGCCGCCACCGCCCTCGCCCTGGTCGGCGAAGCCCCTCTCCTGCTGGCCGACGAACCGACCACCGGACTCGACCGCGACCTGGTGCGCCACACGGTCGACGAACTGCGCCGCCACGTCGACGACGCCGACCGGGCCCTGCTGATGATCACCCACGATCTGTCCGCGGCCGAACGCGTCGCCGACCGGATCGCCGTCATGTACGCGGGACGCATCATCGAACTCTCCGACGCGACCAGCTTCTTCGGCTCCTCCGGACCCCGCCACCCCTACAGCCGCGGCCTCCTCCAAGCCCTCCCCGAACGGGCCTTCACCCCCATCCCCGGCATGCCCCCCGAACTCGGTGACCTCCCCGACGGCTGCGCCTTCGCCGCCCGCTGCGACCGGGCCACCCCCGCCTGCGCCGCCCAGCCGCCGATGACGGACGCGGTCGCCTGCCACCACCCGCACGTCCCGGAGGACGCCCGTGCTTGA
- a CDS encoding ABC transporter permease, producing the protein MAEAAVERKWRSYGTNRRSTRTVRVRTSATLTALTLLAVLLVPPLVQLDQQAVDLASKLLPPSWAHPFGTDDVGRDLLLRCVYGLRVSLLVGVVAALTATVIGTAVGATAAALGGWADRGIMRLVDTVSSVPHLLLGIFIVALFRPGVWPVVVSVALTHWLSTARIVRAEVLSLRSRPYIDAAVSAGASRWRVAVRHLLPAVLPQAALSAVLMVPHAMWHESALSFLGLGLPTHTASLGTLIQTARGSLLAGQWWPTLFPGLFIIVPTLAIAGLAGAWRERINPRRRSELML; encoded by the coding sequence ATGGCTGAGGCCGCAGTCGAGAGGAAGTGGCGGTCGTACGGCACCAACCGCCGCTCCACCCGCACCGTCCGGGTGCGCACCTCCGCCACGCTGACCGCCCTGACGCTCCTCGCGGTGCTGCTCGTACCGCCGCTGGTCCAGCTCGACCAGCAGGCCGTGGACCTGGCGTCGAAGCTGCTACCGCCGTCCTGGGCCCACCCGTTCGGCACCGACGACGTCGGGCGTGACCTGCTGCTGCGCTGCGTCTACGGCCTGCGGGTGTCCCTGCTCGTCGGGGTGGTGGCGGCTTTGACGGCGACCGTGATCGGGACGGCCGTCGGGGCCACGGCCGCGGCGCTCGGCGGCTGGGCCGACCGCGGCATCATGCGGCTGGTCGACACGGTCTCCTCCGTGCCCCACCTCCTGCTCGGCATCTTCATCGTCGCCCTGTTCCGTCCGGGCGTCTGGCCGGTGGTCGTCTCGGTCGCGCTCACGCACTGGCTGTCGACCGCCCGGATCGTCCGCGCCGAGGTCCTCTCGCTGCGCTCGCGCCCGTACATCGACGCCGCCGTCTCCGCGGGGGCGTCCCGGTGGCGGGTGGCGGTACGGCACCTGCTGCCCGCCGTACTGCCCCAGGCCGCCCTCTCCGCGGTCCTGATGGTCCCGCACGCCATGTGGCACGAGTCGGCCCTGTCCTTCCTCGGACTGGGCCTGCCCACCCACACCGCGAGTCTCGGCACCCTCATCCAGACCGCCCGGGGCTCGCTCCTGGCCGGCCAGTGGTGGCCGACCCTCTTCCCCGGGCTGTTCATCATCGTCCCCACCCTCGCCATCGCCGGTCTCGCCGGGGCCTGGCGGGAACGGATCAACCCCCGCCGCCGATCGGAGCTGATGCTGTGA
- a CDS encoding ABC transporter permease: MARLAGRRTLFAAPVLLVVTFGVFAIAAASPFDPVKAYAGTAALGADQETLDRLRANLGADQPFAERWWRWLTSALTGDLGQSSVMRQPVAQVIAERLAWSALLCAVAFAVAVLAGTLLGVLAARRPGSWLDRTVTSLAYALEAAPVFWIALLAIWLFALQLDVLPAGGLTDTASEQVSTGQVASHIVLPACVLAVSQLPWFTLYVRQGVGDALAEDPVRGARARGLDERTVLLGHALRSGLLPVLTLIGSRVPELITGALLVESVFSWPGIAAATVQAATAVDFPLLAALTTLATAAVLAGNLLADLLYGLFDPRVKLSEM, encoded by the coding sequence ATGGCCCGCCTGGCGGGGCGGCGGACGCTGTTCGCCGCCCCGGTCCTCCTCGTCGTCACCTTCGGCGTCTTCGCGATCGCCGCCGCCTCCCCCTTCGACCCCGTCAAGGCCTACGCCGGCACCGCCGCACTCGGCGCCGACCAGGAGACGCTGGACCGGCTGCGGGCCAACCTCGGTGCCGACCAGCCCTTCGCCGAACGCTGGTGGCGGTGGCTGACCTCCGCCCTCACCGGCGACCTCGGCCAGTCCAGCGTGATGCGCCAACCGGTGGCCCAGGTCATCGCCGAACGCCTGGCGTGGTCGGCCTTGTTGTGCGCGGTCGCGTTCGCCGTCGCCGTCCTGGCCGGCACGCTGCTCGGCGTCCTCGCGGCCCGCCGCCCCGGATCCTGGCTCGACCGCACCGTCACCTCGCTCGCCTACGCCCTGGAGGCCGCACCGGTCTTCTGGATCGCCCTGCTCGCCATCTGGCTGTTCGCACTCCAACTGGACGTCCTGCCGGCGGGCGGCCTGACCGACACCGCCAGCGAACAGGTCAGCACGGGCCAGGTGGCGAGCCATATCGTGCTGCCCGCCTGCGTGCTCGCCGTCTCGCAGCTGCCCTGGTTCACCCTCTACGTCCGCCAGGGCGTCGGCGACGCCCTGGCGGAGGACCCGGTACGCGGCGCCCGCGCGAGGGGCCTGGACGAACGCACCGTGCTGCTCGGCCACGCCCTGCGTTCCGGGCTGCTGCCGGTGCTCACCCTGATCGGCTCCCGCGTCCCCGAACTCATCACCGGCGCCCTGCTGGTGGAGAGCGTCTTCAGCTGGCCGGGCATCGCGGCGGCCACGGTGCAGGCGGCCACCGCCGTCGACTTCCCGCTGCTGGCCGCCCTCACCACGCTGGCCACCGCCGCCGTCCTGGCCGGCAACCTGCTCGCGGACCTGCTCTACGGACTCTTCGACCCGAGGGTGAAGCTCAGTGAAATGTGA
- a CDS encoding ABC transporter substrate-binding protein, translating into MTTRWIRGAAVATALAGGAAACSAPGGGEGGGGPADSVVIGVASEPDTLSPLLGYGKDGNSKIFDGLLTRDAGLRLRPALAKALPEVGDGGLTYTYTLREGVEFSDGEPLTSADVVFTYRTILDTKTNNTSRSELDAIKEVRADGDDKVVFTLKYPYAPFAGRTVLPIVPEHIAGKQDPNTGAFNTKPIGTGPYVLADWRKGEKLTFKANPTYWGGAPKVKTVTMAIVEDDDVRATRLRSGDLDGAILPPNLAATFDDDENKKTYEAKSYDLRTVTLPTAGKVTGDRAIRRALDAAVDREAMVDKILDGAGRPAYGPLPVDDPWFAKGIERGQDLAKAKRILDEGGWKPGADGIRAKGGQKAAFTLLYPSGDKVRQDHALAYASDAKKAGIDVKVESATWEVIEPRMKNTAVLAAGGSIGDPDFGLYTMLHSSLAGNGFNNMGHYDNPAVDHALDTGRRGQDEATRETAYRALQRELVKDPGYTFLTHIDHVYVLADRWQGLTTQLEPHEHGFASGPWWNLEDWQPKK; encoded by the coding sequence ATGACGACCCGATGGATACGCGGTGCCGCCGTCGCCACGGCACTGGCCGGTGGGGCAGCCGCGTGCTCGGCGCCCGGTGGCGGCGAAGGCGGCGGTGGGCCCGCCGACTCGGTCGTGATCGGGGTGGCCTCGGAGCCGGACACCCTCAGCCCGCTGCTCGGCTACGGCAAGGACGGCAACTCGAAGATCTTCGACGGCCTCCTCACCCGCGACGCCGGCCTGAGACTGAGACCCGCGCTCGCCAAGGCACTGCCCGAGGTCGGTGACGGCGGCCTCACGTACACCTACACCCTGCGCGAGGGCGTCGAGTTCAGCGACGGCGAGCCGCTCACCTCCGCCGACGTGGTCTTCACCTACCGGACCATCCTCGACACCAAGACCAACAACACCTCCCGCAGCGAACTGGACGCCATCAAGGAGGTGCGGGCGGACGGCGACGACAAGGTCGTCTTCACGCTCAAGTACCCCTACGCGCCCTTCGCCGGCCGCACGGTCCTGCCGATCGTCCCCGAGCACATCGCCGGCAAGCAGGACCCCAACACCGGCGCCTTCAACACCAAGCCGATCGGCACCGGCCCGTACGTCCTGGCCGACTGGCGCAAGGGCGAGAAGCTCACCTTCAAGGCCAACCCCACGTACTGGGGCGGCGCACCGAAGGTGAAGACGGTCACCATGGCGATCGTCGAGGACGACGACGTACGCGCGACCCGCCTGCGCTCCGGCGACCTCGACGGTGCGATCCTCCCGCCCAACCTCGCCGCCACCTTCGACGACGACGAGAACAAGAAGACCTACGAAGCGAAGTCCTACGACTTGCGCACCGTCACCCTCCCCACGGCCGGCAAGGTCACCGGCGACCGCGCGATCCGCCGGGCCCTGGACGCCGCCGTCGACCGCGAGGCCATGGTCGACAAGATCCTCGACGGTGCCGGCCGCCCGGCCTACGGGCCGCTCCCCGTCGACGACCCCTGGTTCGCCAAGGGCATCGAACGGGGCCAGGACCTCGCGAAGGCCAAGCGCATCCTCGACGAGGGGGGCTGGAAGCCGGGGGCGGACGGCATCCGCGCCAAGGGCGGTCAGAAGGCGGCCTTCACCCTGCTCTACCCCTCGGGCGACAAGGTCCGCCAGGACCACGCTCTCGCGTACGCCTCCGACGCCAAGAAGGCCGGCATCGACGTGAAGGTCGAGAGCGCCACCTGGGAGGTCATCGAGCCGCGGATGAAGAACACCGCGGTCCTCGCGGCCGGCGGCAGCATCGGCGACCCCGACTTCGGCCTCTACACCATGCTGCACTCCTCCCTCGCCGGGAACGGCTTCAACAACATGGGCCACTACGACAACCCGGCCGTCGACCACGCCCTCGACACCGGCCGCCGCGGCCAGGACGAGGCCACGCGCGAAACGGCGTACCGGGCCCTCCAGCGCGAACTCGTGAAGGACCCCGGCTACACCTTCCTCACCCACATCGACCACGTCTACGTCCTCGCCGATCGCTGGCAGGGGCTGACCACGCAACTGGAGCCGCACGAGCACGGCTTCGCCAGCGGCCCCTGGTGGAACCTCGAGGACTGGCAGCCCAAGAAGTGA
- a CDS encoding ABC transporter ATP-binding protein, with protein MLELRAITAGYDRRAPVVRDFSLTLAPGEAVGLLGPSGCGKSTLARVTALLHRPYSGTLLLDGTPVRHWRHRAPREQRTAFGVVFQEPRLSADPRLRLSDLIAEPLRATGRREEIPERVPELAATVGLTPDLLTRRPHEVSDGQLQRACLARALVLRPRWLICDEMTAMLDASTTAALVAVVEGYRATTGAGLLAVGHDHTLLKRWCDHTVEWRALTPDA; from the coding sequence GTGCTTGAACTGCGCGCCATCACCGCCGGCTACGACCGACGCGCTCCCGTGGTACGGGACTTCTCCCTGACCCTCGCACCCGGTGAGGCCGTCGGCCTGCTCGGCCCCAGCGGCTGCGGCAAATCCACCCTCGCCCGGGTCACGGCCCTGCTGCACCGCCCCTACTCCGGAACCCTGCTCCTCGACGGCACCCCCGTACGCCACTGGCGCCACCGGGCCCCCCGCGAACAGCGCACCGCTTTCGGCGTCGTCTTCCAGGAACCCCGGCTCTCCGCCGATCCCCGGCTGCGGCTCAGCGACCTGATCGCCGAGCCTCTCCGGGCCACCGGCCGTCGTGAGGAGATACCCGAACGCGTCCCCGAGCTGGCCGCGACCGTCGGCCTCACCCCCGACCTGCTGACCAGACGCCCGCACGAAGTCAGCGACGGCCAGCTGCAACGCGCCTGCCTGGCTCGCGCCCTCGTGCTCCGCCCCCGCTGGCTGATCTGCGACGAGATGACCGCCATGCTCGACGCCTCCACCACCGCCGCGCTGGTCGCAGTCGTCGAGGGCTACCGAGCCACGACCGGCGCCGGCCTGCTCGCGGTCGGCCACGACCACACCCTCCTGAAGCGCTGGTGCGACCACACAGTCGAGTGGCGAGCTCTGACCCCTGACGCCTGA